The Amycolatopsis sp. NBC_01480 genome segment GTCGTGCGGGTAGTGCGCGCCGATGTACACCCGCGAAATCCCCACCAGCACCGCGAAACCGGCCGACCACCAGCCCCAGCGCCGGTTCACCAGCAGCATCGCGCCGGCGAACGCGGCCACGATCACCGTGTGGTTGCTGGGAAACGCGTAGTCCGTCGGCGCGTCACACGGGAGCAGGGTGTGCACCCCGGCGACCACCCGGCACGGGCGCACCTCGGCGAAGGCCGACTTCAGCAGCGTGTCCAACGCCAGCGCCACCGCGACCGCGACCGGCACCCACAGCGCCGCGGCCAGCTCGGCCGGACCGCGGCTGCGCGCCCGCCAGATCAGCGCAAGGATCACCGGCACGATCAGGAAAACCCCGTACTCGCTGAACGCCACCACGGGGCCTGCCAGCCAGCCGACCGACCCCGCGAAATCGGTGACGTCCTTGT includes the following:
- a CDS encoding phosphatase PAP2 family protein → MFFDAGLYKDVTDFAGSVGWLAGPVVAFSEYGVFLIVPVILALIWRARSRGPAELAAALWVPVAVAVALALDTLLKSAFAEVRPCRVVAGVHTLLPCDAPTDYAFPSNHTVIVAAFAGAMLLVNRRWGWWSAGFAVLVGISRVYIGAHYPHDVVAGFVIGLAVGLLGLAVVPRLARARLLLMRREP